In a genomic window of Sporosarcina trichiuri:
- a CDS encoding ABC transporter ATP-binding protein, with product MSKILQVKNLELSFHTFAGEVKAIRGVNFDLNKGETLAIVGESGSGKSVTTKSIMRLLPESSAEFKNGEILFDGKDLTKLSDTEMQKIRGKDISMIFQDPMTSLNPTMTIGKQIMEPILKHQKVSKAKARKVAIDLLNMVGIPNAENRYKMYPHQFSGGQRQRIVIATALACNPQILIADEPTTALDVTIQAQILELMKDIQKKIDTSIIFITHDLGVVANVADRVAVMYGGKIVEIGTVDEIFYNPQHPYTWGLLSSMPSMDVNDEKLYAIPGTPPDLLNPPKGDAFALRSEYALKIDMEQPPPFFQVSDTHYAATWLLHPQAPQVEPPAAIIERMRTFPGSRYYEATGGRA from the coding sequence ATGAGTAAAATACTACAAGTCAAAAATTTAGAGCTTTCCTTCCATACGTTTGCTGGAGAAGTGAAAGCGATTCGCGGCGTCAACTTCGATTTGAACAAAGGGGAGACATTGGCGATTGTCGGGGAGTCGGGTTCAGGGAAATCCGTCACGACGAAATCGATCATGCGTCTTCTGCCCGAATCGAGTGCCGAATTCAAAAACGGGGAAATCCTGTTCGATGGGAAAGACCTGACAAAACTCTCGGATACAGAGATGCAGAAAATCCGCGGGAAAGATATTTCGATGATCTTCCAGGATCCGATGACCTCCCTGAACCCGACGATGACCATCGGGAAGCAGATCATGGAACCGATCTTGAAGCACCAAAAAGTGAGCAAGGCGAAAGCACGTAAAGTGGCAATCGACTTACTCAACATGGTCGGCATTCCTAATGCGGAAAACCGTTATAAGATGTACCCGCACCAGTTTTCCGGCGGACAGCGGCAGCGGATTGTTATTGCGACTGCGCTTGCGTGCAATCCCCAGATCCTCATCGCCGATGAGCCGACAACTGCGCTGGACGTTACCATCCAGGCTCAGATCCTGGAGCTCATGAAAGATATCCAGAAGAAGATCGATACATCGATCATTTTCATCACCCATGACCTTGGTGTCGTCGCAAACGTCGCGGACCGGGTTGCGGTCATGTACGGCGGTAAGATTGTCGAGATCGGCACAGTGGATGAAATCTTCTACAATCCGCAGCATCCGTACACATGGGGGCTGCTGAGTTCGATGCCGTCAATGGACGTCAATGACGAGAAGCTGTATGCGATTCCCGGCACGCCGCCGGATCTGCTGAACCCGCCGAAAGGGGATGCCTTTGCACTCCGAAGCGAATATGCCCTGAAGATCGATATGGAACAGCCACCCCCATTCTTCCAGGTGAGCGACACACATTATGCAGCAACATGGCTGCTGCATCCGCAAGCACCGCAAGTGGAACCGCCTGCTGCAATCATCGAACGGATGCGGACATTCCCGGGCAGCCGATACTATGAAGCAACAGGAGGGCGTGCATGA
- the opp3C gene encoding oligopeptide ABC transporter permease: MQKDHEQLPQDQFERISLNSDQAERIEKPSLSFWQDAWLRLRKNKAAIVSMVVLVLLILMAFIGPHLNGHDGAAQNLRHANLPPKVPGIEKLGIMDGVGNLGGKKVNLYEMKKVDEYYWFGTDGLGRDLFTRLWEGTQISLLIAFVAAVIDLVIGVLYGGISGYFGGRTDDIMQRIVEILIGIPTLIVVILMLMIMEPGIKAIIIAISITGWIGMSRIVRAQILKYKNQEFVLAARTLGTNDTKIMSKHLMPNVLGIIIINTMFTIPNAIFFEAFLSFIGIGLQPPDASLGTLIDDGYKVMRNQPYVLLYPSIVISVLMIAFNLIGDGLRDALDPKMKD, from the coding sequence ATGCAAAAAGATCACGAACAACTGCCCCAAGACCAATTTGAACGGATATCCCTGAACAGTGATCAGGCAGAACGGATCGAAAAACCGAGCTTGAGTTTCTGGCAGGATGCCTGGCTCCGCCTCCGTAAGAACAAAGCGGCCATCGTCAGTATGGTTGTCCTTGTGCTTCTGATTCTAATGGCGTTCATCGGTCCGCATTTGAATGGCCACGATGGTGCTGCCCAGAATTTGCGGCATGCGAATCTTCCGCCGAAAGTTCCGGGTATTGAGAAACTCGGCATCATGGACGGCGTCGGAAACCTCGGCGGCAAGAAAGTCAACTTGTATGAGATGAAGAAAGTCGACGAATATTACTGGTTCGGTACGGATGGACTCGGCCGTGACTTGTTCACCCGACTGTGGGAAGGTACCCAGATTTCGCTTCTCATCGCCTTTGTAGCGGCAGTCATCGACCTTGTGATCGGTGTCCTGTACGGAGGGATTTCCGGATACTTCGGGGGACGGACGGATGATATCATGCAGCGGATCGTCGAAATCCTGATCGGGATCCCGACTCTCATTGTCGTCATCCTGATGCTCATGATCATGGAACCGGGCATCAAGGCGATCATCATCGCCATCTCCATCACCGGGTGGATCGGGATGTCCCGTATTGTCCGGGCACAGATTCTGAAATATAAAAACCAGGAATTCGTCCTGGCAGCCCGGACACTCGGAACGAATGATACGAAGATCATGTCGAAGCACCTCATGCCGAACGTTCTCGGAATCATCATCATCAACACGATGTTCACCATTCCGAACGCTATTTTCTTCGAAGCATTCCTGAGCTTCATCGGGATCGGTCTTCAGCCGCCAGATGCCTCACTCGGAACTCTGATCGATGACGGTTACAAAGTGATGCGGAACCAGCCATACGTTCTGCTGTACCCGTCCATCGTCATCAGTGTTCTCATGATCGCATTCAACTTGATTGGTGACGGACTGCGCGATGCGCTCGATCCGAAGATGAAGGACTAA
- the opp3b gene encoding oligopeptide ABC transporter permease: MVKYIGKRIIYMFITMFLIATTTFFLMQTLPGSPIASYSKLNDTQKKIVEKKYGIDKPAPVQYAIYMKNLAKGDLGTSFAFKGKSVNDLLASRIKPSFILGAQAMVFGTLVGILLGMLAALRQNTFWDYGSTFMAILGSSIPSFVFASLLQYYVASQWHLLPVGLWNDGWQSSVLPSLALAMGPLALSARFIRTEMIEVMSSDYITLAKAKGANKFEIAFKHAFRNALIPLITVLGPVAAGLVTGSLVVEKIFAIPGIGEQFVSSIMVNDFATIMGTTLFFSAFLIVVIFIVDILYGVIDPRIRLAGGKA; the protein is encoded by the coding sequence ATGGTTAAATATATTGGTAAACGGATCATTTATATGTTCATCACAATGTTTCTCATTGCGACGACAACATTTTTCTTAATGCAGACATTGCCAGGTTCCCCGATTGCGTCTTACAGCAAGCTGAATGACACGCAAAAGAAGATTGTCGAGAAAAAATACGGTATCGACAAGCCGGCACCTGTCCAATATGCAATTTACATGAAAAACTTGGCAAAAGGCGATCTTGGTACGTCCTTCGCATTCAAAGGCAAGAGCGTCAATGACCTTCTTGCTTCACGTATCAAGCCGTCGTTCATCCTCGGCGCCCAGGCGATGGTATTCGGCACCCTTGTCGGTATCCTCCTCGGAATGCTGGCCGCATTAAGGCAGAATACATTCTGGGATTACGGGAGTACGTTCATGGCGATATTGGGAAGCTCGATTCCATCGTTCGTATTCGCCTCACTCCTTCAATACTATGTCGCTTCCCAATGGCACCTGCTTCCGGTCGGCCTGTGGAATGACGGCTGGCAGTCCAGTGTACTTCCATCGCTGGCACTTGCAATGGGACCTCTTGCACTGTCCGCACGTTTCATCCGGACCGAGATGATCGAAGTGATGAGTTCCGATTACATTACACTCGCCAAGGCGAAAGGTGCGAACAAGTTCGAAATCGCATTCAAGCACGCATTCCGGAACGCGCTCATTCCGCTCATCACAGTTCTCGGACCGGTCGCTGCAGGCCTCGTTACCGGCTCACTCGTTGTCGAGAAAATTTTCGCGATTCCCGGAATCGGGGAGCAGTTCGTTTCTTCGATCATGGTCAACGACTTCGCGACAATCATGGGAACTACGCTGTTCTTCTCGGCATTTCTTATTGTGGTTATTTTCATTGTGGATATTCTGTACGGTGTCATTGATCCGCGTATCCGCTTGGCTGGAGGGAAAGCATAA
- a CDS encoding peptide ABC transporter substrate-binding protein, giving the protein MKNTKWLLLLAMTLVLSIFLAACGGSDDKDNASKDDDSKKDDSATETPKKEDGEPDAEQILNLAESAAIPSVDSAIVEDAVGFNVLNNVNEGLYRLNEENIAEPAMAAEEATESEDGLTYTFKLRDAKWSDGTPVTADDFVFAWQRAIDPATGSPYGPFMMSGTVKNATAISEGKMDKKELGIVAKDEKTLEVTLERPVPYFLSLMSFGTFYPQKEEFVTEKGDAYATNSDNLLYNGPFTLTEWDGTGGSWKYVKNDHYWDADNVKLTEINVNVVQDSATAVNLYQDGKLDRAGVSGDLAMQYQDDPEAVTQAETSVFYFKFNQQKGGKETPLANVNIRKAIAKSFQKEDLADVVLANGSIPANFLVPKDFAYDENKKDFRELSGDHLEYNAEEAKEFWKKGLDELGVDSLELEILGGDTELSKKMDEYFKSQLETNLEGLKIKLKEVPFAVRLELDSSQDYDIQVSGWGPDFQDPISFLDLFVTDGTNNLMSYSNKEYDQLIADSKGDLALKPEERYEAFAKAEKILLEDDAAIAPIYQRGLIFLEKPYFKGLVSHPFGADYSYKWAYISGKE; this is encoded by the coding sequence TTGAAGAACACAAAATGGCTATTGCTGCTCGCGATGACATTAGTACTAAGTATCTTCCTTGCTGCTTGTGGCGGCTCGGATGATAAGGACAATGCTTCAAAAGACGACGACAGCAAAAAAGATGACTCCGCAACAGAAACACCTAAGAAAGAAGATGGTGAGCCGGATGCAGAACAAATTCTGAACTTGGCTGAATCTGCTGCAATCCCTTCCGTCGACTCAGCAATCGTTGAAGATGCAGTAGGATTCAACGTACTGAACAACGTAAACGAAGGTCTCTACCGTCTGAACGAAGAAAACATTGCAGAACCTGCAATGGCTGCAGAAGAGGCGACTGAAAGCGAAGACGGCTTGACGTACACGTTCAAACTCCGTGACGCAAAGTGGTCTGACGGTACACCAGTCACTGCTGATGATTTCGTATTCGCATGGCAGCGTGCAATCGATCCTGCTACAGGATCTCCGTACGGTCCGTTCATGATGTCCGGAACTGTCAAGAATGCAACCGCTATCAGTGAAGGCAAAATGGACAAGAAAGAGCTCGGAATCGTCGCGAAAGACGAAAAGACACTCGAAGTGACACTTGAGCGTCCGGTCCCTTACTTCCTGTCACTCATGTCATTCGGAACGTTCTACCCGCAAAAAGAAGAATTCGTCACTGAAAAAGGCGACGCGTATGCTACAAACTCCGACAACCTTCTATACAATGGACCATTCACTCTGACTGAATGGGACGGTACAGGCGGAAGCTGGAAATATGTTAAGAACGATCACTATTGGGATGCTGACAACGTGAAATTGACTGAAATCAATGTCAACGTCGTTCAGGATTCTGCAACAGCAGTCAACCTGTACCAGGATGGCAAGCTTGACCGTGCCGGCGTATCCGGTGACCTTGCAATGCAGTACCAGGATGACCCTGAAGCTGTAACACAGGCAGAAACATCTGTTTTCTACTTCAAGTTCAACCAGCAAAAAGGCGGCAAGGAAACACCTCTTGCAAACGTCAATATCCGTAAAGCGATCGCAAAATCATTCCAGAAAGAAGACCTTGCAGATGTTGTTCTTGCAAACGGATCGATTCCTGCAAACTTCCTCGTACCGAAAGATTTCGCTTACGATGAAAACAAGAAAGACTTCCGTGAACTGAGTGGAGACCACCTCGAGTACAACGCGGAAGAAGCGAAAGAATTCTGGAAAAAAGGATTGGATGAACTCGGTGTCGACAGCCTTGAGCTTGAAATCCTCGGCGGAGATACAGAGCTTTCCAAGAAGATGGATGAGTACTTCAAATCTCAGCTCGAAACGAACCTTGAAGGTCTGAAGATCAAGCTGAAAGAAGTTCCATTCGCAGTACGTCTTGAGCTTGACAGCTCACAGGATTACGATATCCAAGTTTCCGGATGGGGCCCTGACTTCCAGGATCCGATCTCCTTCCTGGATCTGTTCGTCACAGATGGAACAAACAACTTGATGTCTTATTCCAACAAAGAATATGACCAGCTGATTGCCGATTCGAAAGGCGACTTGGCATTGAAGCCGGAAGAGCGTTATGAAGCATTCGCTAAAGCTGAAAAAATCCTTCTGGAGGACGATGCAGCTATCGCACCGATCTATCAGCGCGGTTTGATTTTCCTTGAAAAACCATACTTCAAAGGTTTGGTAAGCCACCCATTCGGAGCTGACTACAGCTATAAGTGGGCGTATATTTCAGGTAAAGAGTAA
- a CDS encoding DUF3899 domain-containing protein produces MLNYINYSFYVGGVLVLAGGIVYIVRTGSFDFFTSSMRKVLASKHTRDDLETMRRPSEVFSFSPKIFFQAGIPILILMSAALALY; encoded by the coding sequence TTGCTAAACTACATCAATTACTCCTTCTATGTCGGCGGTGTGCTCGTACTGGCAGGAGGAATAGTCTATATTGTCCGGACTGGTTCGTTTGATTTTTTCACAAGCAGTATGAGAAAAGTCTTGGCATCGAAACATACCCGGGATGACTTAGAAACGATGCGGCGTCCCTCTGAAGTCTTTTCGTTCAGCCCTAAGATCTTTTTCCAGGCAGGAATCCCGATTCTCATTCTCATGTCTGCCGCTCTGGCCCTCTATTGA
- a CDS encoding DUF948 domain-containing protein, producing the protein MEILLYASAAIAALSLLLIAIFVIKAVKAMNATKDEIADSLTDLQGKLNGVTGQANELLANTNRITEDVERKLQSLNSVAKAAQKLDESTKHMNQSFQALADQISNPDPKYKDLMQKANTVTGIAASIYYRAKREKAKQTDPSSRPGRSRNARTDVELLPPPQKRLPEPK; encoded by the coding sequence ATGGAAATACTTTTATATGCCAGCGCAGCAATCGCGGCATTATCTCTCCTCCTCATCGCTATCTTCGTCATTAAGGCAGTCAAAGCTATGAATGCGACGAAGGATGAGATCGCGGATTCCCTCACGGATCTGCAGGGCAAGCTCAACGGTGTGACCGGACAGGCAAATGAGCTGCTTGCAAATACGAATCGGATCACGGAAGACGTGGAACGTAAACTGCAATCATTGAACAGTGTTGCAAAGGCCGCCCAGAAGCTGGATGAGTCGACGAAACACATGAATCAGTCCTTCCAGGCATTGGCGGACCAGATCAGCAATCCTGATCCGAAGTACAAAGATCTGATGCAGAAAGCGAACACAGTGACTGGCATTGCAGCGAGCATCTATTACCGGGCGAAACGGGAGAAAGCGAAGCAGACTGACCCTTCCAGCCGTCCCGGACGCAGCCGGAATGCCAGGACGGATGTCGAACTGCTCCCGCCGCCGCAAAAGCGGCTTCCTGAGCCGAAGTAA
- a CDS encoding DUF948 domain-containing protein, with the protein MDWLGIGVLIIGIAFAVLVVILIKPLKNLGDVTENLKETTAKLPGTMETVTGQAQIVLNTSNETIGNVNQQVNEITPLFQIVGDTGEAARSLTNSALEKTTKLKSRTTDAANLSRRERYQGLYGLLSFLYYLKENKQEIKVKAEVLNK; encoded by the coding sequence ATGGATTGGCTTGGAATCGGTGTATTGATCATCGGGATCGCCTTCGCAGTGTTAGTGGTGATCCTTATCAAACCATTGAAGAATCTTGGGGATGTTACGGAGAACTTGAAAGAGACGACAGCAAAGCTGCCCGGTACGATGGAAACTGTCACCGGACAGGCACAAATCGTGCTGAATACGAGCAATGAGACAATCGGCAATGTGAATCAGCAGGTGAATGAAATCACTCCCCTGTTCCAGATTGTCGGTGATACCGGGGAAGCGGCACGCTCCCTTACCAACTCCGCTCTTGAGAAGACGACGAAGCTGAAATCCCGTACGACGGATGCTGCGAACTTGTCCCGCCGTGAAAGATATCAAGGGCTGTACGGCCTGCTGTCGTTCCTGTATTATCTGAAAGAGAACAAGCAGGAAATCAAAGTGAAAGCCGAAGTGCTGAATAAGTGA
- a CDS encoding DUF948 domain-containing protein: MSLAGVGVLLIGVAFLILAIFIARILKGIAGTLDGVNKTLDQLPEQLDGVLGETGQLIRHSNDTLADVNTKLGNLTPLFQVAGDLGNTTRNLTASLQNVTDAAKRKAEGADETARNKSIGGIYGTAALGYYAVRKGKALKQPERYPKPDTFAARGQERAQEIDRMKAEASAAAKMTK; encoded by the coding sequence ATGAGTTTAGCAGGTGTGGGCGTATTATTGATCGGCGTCGCCTTCCTGATCCTTGCAATCTTCATTGCAAGGATCCTGAAAGGGATTGCAGGAACGCTTGACGGCGTGAACAAAACACTCGATCAGCTGCCTGAACAGCTGGACGGAGTACTTGGGGAAACAGGACAGCTTATCCGCCATTCCAACGACACATTGGCGGACGTTAATACGAAATTGGGCAATCTGACACCGCTGTTCCAAGTGGCGGGGGACCTCGGTAACACAACACGCAATTTGACAGCTTCGCTGCAGAACGTGACAGATGCAGCGAAACGGAAAGCGGAGGGTGCCGACGAAACGGCACGCAACAAATCGATCGGCGGCATCTACGGCACAGCGGCACTCGGCTACTATGCAGTCCGGAAAGGCAAAGCGCTGAAACAGCCGGAGCGTTATCCAAAACCGGACACGTTCGCTGCGAGAGGCCAGGAACGCGCACAGGAGATCGACAGGATGAAAGCCGAAGCTTCGGCTGCGGCAAAAATGACGAAATGA